The Streptomyces sannanensis genome includes the window CGGAGCCTGCAGGGTGCTGGTTCCAGCAGTGCGTGGTCGGCGTCTGGAACGTGCCGCCGCTGTAGTTGAAGACACCGGTCATGCTCTTGCAGTAAGCGCTGCTACCCACGCCCCACGACTTCAGCACGGTCTGGCCCGACCTGATGGAGAAGTAGGAGGAGTACGTCGTAGATCCTTCGACCAGGCCACCGTCGAAGCCGGGGATCTCCCAACGGTAGGCCTTCCCGCGGTCATGTGACACGGGACAGCAGAGACATCCCGTACGGAGGTGTGCCTGCCGGTCCCGCAGGCGACTGCGACGGCGCGGTCAGCTTGCACCGTAGACGCAGGAGTTGCCTGCGGTCATAAGCGTGCCGACCCAGTAAGCATCCTTGTCCATGATCCGCATCTCCTTCATGAACGTCAGGAGACCTTGCCAGTGCACAGGATCCGGCGCAGAGTCTCCCGGCCGACCATCGCCACCACCTACCTTGTGCTTGGCCAGTTGCTCGGCGAGCTTGCCACGGGTGCGGGCGGCGGCTTCGAGCGCGTCGGTGACCAGCTCGGTGCGCATGTGGTCGGCGATCGACCAGCCCACGAGCCGCTTGGAATGCAGGTCCAACACCGTTGCCAGATAGAGGAATTGACCGTCCCCGACGGTGAGATACGTGATGTCGCCCACGTACTTGGTGTACGGCACCGGGTCCTCGACCGAAGCGGCCCCGCGGCCCGAGATCCTGAGGCTGCCCGGCACCACCGAAGACCACCCCATGGACATGTGGGTCCTCACCCCGCAGCTGTGGGAGGACCTCCTGGTCCAGCACGGCCTCACCATGGAGGCGGTCACCGCGATCGACTCCCCGAAGCCGGACAACCGCGTCTCCTACCGGCTGTACTCTGCCCGCCGCCCGCAGCGCGTACCGAGCCGCCCCCGCACCAGCGCACCGCCTCCGCCGAACACCGCGCTGGGGGTCGGTGTGATCGTGCACAGCCCGGACGGAGTCCTGCTCGGGCAGCACCGGCGCCGTACGTGGGAGCTCGCCGGCGGAACTGTCGAGCCGGGCGAGACCTTCGCCCAGGCCGCCGTCCGCGAACTCCGCGAAGAAGCCGGCCTCCTGGCCGACCCCGATGACGTGCAGGTGCTGGGGACACTCCTGGACCGGGTGGGCGACGTCGTACGGCTCACGGTGCCTGTCCTGATCACTCGCTGGTCCGGCGTCCCGCAGCAGCGCGAGGAGGCCATCGGCGCCTGGCGGTTCTGGCCCCTGGGCGCCCTGCCCCAGCCGCTGTTCGTTCCGAGTGCTCAGTGCCTGACGGCATGGGATCCGGCGCTACCGCTCGACCATCCGCCCGCCCACTTCCAGCCCTACAGCCCATGACATTGCTAGTCGACCACGTTCGCCCGCACCCCTGCCCCTGACCAGCGTCACGAAAGAAGGCATCACGCCCATGACCCCACCATCCATCCCGGCCCGGCCGTCCCTCCTGGGGGTGTTCGCGCACCCGGACGACGAAGCGCTCTTGGCTGGCGGTGTGCTCGCGCAGCACGCCGCCTCCGGTGCCGACACCGCCGTCGTCACCGCGACCTGGGCCTCAGGCAGCCACCGGGCCGACGAGCTCGCCGACGC containing:
- a CDS encoding NUDIX hydrolase: MSPTYLVYGTGSSTEAAPRPEILRLPGTTEDHPMDMWVLTPQLWEDLLVQHGLTMEAVTAIDSPKPDNRVSYRLYSARRPQRVPSRPRTSAPPPPNTALGVGVIVHSPDGVLLGQHRRRTWELAGGTVEPGETFAQAAVRELREEAGLLADPDDVQVLGTLLDRVGDVVRLTVPVLITRWSGVPQQREEAIGAWRFWPLGALPQPLFVPSAQCLTAWDPALPLDHPPAHFQPYSP